One Dialister invisus DSM 15470 genomic region harbors:
- the pyrE gene encoding orotate phosphoribosyltransferase — protein MMKKDAESLLRETKAILEGHFLLTSGLHSPLYVEKFNVLQHPEYTEKLCEMIADHFRNQGVQTVIGPATGGIILSQVTARLLGTRSIFTERENGKMTLRRGFRVEPGEKVLIVEDIVTTGGSIREVVDVVNEAKGEIVGIGLFVDRSGGKADYGVPADKVFPLVRLTVPAYRPEECPLCKKGVPITERGSHHLKK, from the coding sequence ATGATGAAAAAAGACGCAGAATCTTTATTGAGAGAGACAAAAGCCATTCTGGAAGGGCATTTTCTTCTGACCAGCGGGTTGCACAGCCCCCTTTATGTAGAGAAGTTCAATGTACTGCAGCACCCTGAGTACACGGAAAAACTTTGTGAAATGATTGCAGACCATTTCAGAAATCAGGGGGTGCAGACAGTCATCGGACCGGCAACGGGCGGCATTATCCTGTCACAGGTGACAGCGAGGCTTTTGGGGACCCGTTCTATTTTTACGGAAAGAGAAAACGGAAAAATGACACTTCGCCGTGGCTTCCGTGTGGAACCGGGTGAAAAGGTTCTCATTGTGGAAGATATCGTGACTACCGGCGGCTCTATCCGTGAAGTGGTGGACGTGGTAAATGAAGCAAAAGGTGAAATTGTGGGCATCGGTCTTTTTGTAGATCGCTCCGGAGGAAAGGCGGATTACGGTGTGCCTGCCGATAAGGTATTTCCTCTTGTCCGCCTGACAGTGCCGGCTTACCGCCCGGAAGAATGTCCGCTTTGTAAAAAAGGAGTGCCAATTACGGAAAGAGGAAGTCATCATTTGAAGAAATAA
- the pyrF gene encoding orotidine-5'-phosphate decarboxylase: MERVCSADDRIIAALDVDSFEKMESIVEELGELVSFYKVGMELYYAEGSKTMEWLHEKGKQVFLDLKMYDIPNTVAHGISAVSGLGIDLITIHAGGGRDMMEAAVQAADEAGRNNGRRPKILAVTVLTSFDETVWKETGGLLPIESQVFRLAKLAKECGVDGVVASPEEAKGIRELCGNDFEIVTPGIRPAFADADDQKRIATPAVALNNGATRLVIGRPITKAEDPKKAVRMILEEIRENKK; encoded by the coding sequence ATGGAGAGGGTCTGTTCTGCAGACGACAGGATCATTGCGGCACTGGATGTAGATTCTTTTGAAAAGATGGAGTCCATCGTGGAGGAGCTGGGAGAACTCGTTTCGTTCTACAAGGTAGGAATGGAACTGTACTATGCTGAAGGAAGTAAAACCATGGAATGGCTTCATGAAAAAGGGAAGCAGGTTTTTCTTGATTTAAAAATGTATGATATCCCGAACACCGTGGCCCATGGAATTTCTGCCGTGTCGGGGCTGGGGATTGACCTGATCACGATCCACGCAGGCGGCGGTCGGGACATGATGGAAGCCGCAGTGCAAGCTGCCGATGAAGCGGGACGGAATAACGGGAGACGTCCAAAAATTCTGGCGGTTACCGTGCTTACCAGTTTTGATGAAACTGTTTGGAAAGAGACAGGCGGATTATTGCCGATTGAGTCTCAAGTGTTCCGCCTGGCAAAACTGGCAAAAGAGTGCGGCGTCGACGGTGTGGTGGCATCGCCGGAAGAAGCGAAAGGGATACGGGAACTTTGTGGAAATGATTTTGAAATTGTCACGCCGGGAATCCGTCCGGCCTTTGCGGATGCTGATGATCAGAAACGTATCGCCACGCCCGCTGTGGCGCTTAATAACGGTGCGACGCGGCTTGTGATCGGGCGGCCGATTACAAAAGCGGAAGATCCGAAAAAAGCCGTCCGTATGATTTTAGAAGAGATCAGGGAGAATAAAAAATGA
- a CDS encoding phosphodiester glycosidase family protein has protein sequence MSKIFHSLIFRFIIVTLVFFAATSPIIVLFGPFGNLKRAVVGAIMRSRHPQYITWLYNQEELNEILGVVKTTEQTQVLSFKPRTDSTLSLQKIETTRFVGYLLEIPNPQRIQVATAEDIQEKGDTTSRIAKKNNAVAAINGGGFYDPNGTGTGRLPYGFIIHEGKYLLGQQVDDKERVDFVGMTRSGNLIAGNYNKKELHDLGVTEGLTFGPPLIMNGKKVIRSGDGGWGISPRSAIGQKKDGTMMFLVIDGRQPGYSIGATLVDVQNIMYEKGAYIAANLDGGSSTTLYYNGNVVNKPADLLGERMIPTAFIVK, from the coding sequence ATGAGTAAAATATTTCACAGCCTTATATTTCGGTTTATCATAGTTACGCTGGTTTTCTTTGCGGCTACTTCTCCGATCATTGTCCTTTTCGGACCGTTTGGAAATTTGAAGCGTGCCGTGGTAGGCGCTATCATGCGTTCCCGCCATCCCCAGTACATTACCTGGCTGTATAACCAGGAGGAATTAAATGAAATATTGGGTGTAGTCAAAACGACGGAACAGACGCAAGTTCTTTCCTTTAAACCGCGTACCGATTCCACGCTGTCTTTGCAGAAGATTGAAACGACCCGTTTCGTGGGTTATCTTCTGGAAATCCCCAATCCGCAGCGGATACAGGTGGCAACGGCTGAAGATATTCAGGAAAAAGGGGATACGACGAGCCGCATTGCAAAGAAGAATAATGCGGTTGCCGCAATTAACGGCGGGGGATTTTATGATCCCAATGGTACGGGAACCGGCCGCCTGCCCTATGGGTTTATCATTCATGAAGGAAAGTATCTGCTCGGGCAGCAGGTAGATGATAAAGAACGGGTCGATTTTGTCGGCATGACACGTTCAGGGAACCTGATTGCCGGAAACTATAATAAAAAGGAGCTTCATGATTTGGGTGTGACAGAGGGATTGACCTTCGGCCCGCCACTTATCATGAACGGCAAAAAGGTTATCCGCAGCGGTGACGGCGGCTGGGGGATCAGTCCGCGGTCCGCGATCGGACAGAAAAAAGACGGAACCATGATGTTTCTTGTTATTGACGGCCGCCAGCCGGGGTACAGTATCGGGGCCACTTTGGTGGATGTGCAGAATATTATGTATGAAAAAGGCGCGTATATTGCGGCGAATCTGGACGGCGGTTCCAGTACGACCTTGTATTATAACGGCAATGTAGTGAATAAACCGGCGGATCTTCTTGGAGAGCGTATGATTCCGACGGCATTTATCGTGAAATAG
- a CDS encoding polysaccharide deacetylase family protein, protein MFLSHWKKSAAVFAALLGISGAVFLGGCGMWKSGVPKEDAVNMAEAAPVKVKDPNFKPGTAIVHRDADVEYSVPEGVSILMYHMIGDMKNNSAVMTEDNLRIQMQYLKDHGYHPITMQELYDYVTKGEKLPSKPVCITFDDGYLDSYTIVYPMMKEFGYPWTLFLITDDVGKSYNRMTWEQLKEMADSGAVTIANHTLSHPKLHNLPTRAEKENEIIGANKALKYHLGIDNLWFAYPYGDYDDEVIDICKKAGIKLAVTTDAGRVHVGSYPYDLKRVYIGNNVSLARFMERLTKDNYAPL, encoded by the coding sequence ATGTTTTTGTCTCATTGGAAAAAGAGCGCGGCAGTATTTGCCGCTTTGTTGGGAATCAGCGGCGCGGTTTTCCTTGGCGGCTGCGGCATGTGGAAATCAGGTGTGCCGAAAGAAGATGCTGTCAATATGGCGGAGGCTGCTCCCGTTAAGGTGAAAGATCCGAATTTCAAACCGGGAACAGCGATTGTACATCGTGATGCTGATGTAGAATACAGCGTGCCTGAAGGAGTTTCCATTCTCATGTACCATATGATCGGGGACATGAAAAATAATTCCGCCGTCATGACGGAGGATAATTTACGTATACAGATGCAGTACCTGAAAGACCATGGATACCATCCCATTACGATGCAGGAATTATATGATTATGTGACAAAAGGGGAAAAACTTCCATCCAAACCGGTATGTATTACTTTTGATGACGGGTATCTGGACAGCTATACTATCGTGTACCCCATGATGAAAGAATTCGGTTATCCCTGGACTTTATTTCTTATTACTGATGATGTGGGTAAATCTTACAACCGTATGACCTGGGAACAGCTGAAGGAAATGGCGGACAGCGGGGCAGTAACCATTGCGAACCATACTTTGAGCCATCCCAAGCTGCATAACCTGCCTACGAGGGCAGAGAAGGAAAACGAAATTATCGGCGCGAATAAAGCCCTCAAGTATCATTTGGGAATTGATAATCTGTGGTTTGCTTATCCGTATGGAGATTATGATGACGAAGTGATTGATATCTGCAAAAAGGCAGGAATCAAGCTGGCAGTAACTACCGATGCCGGACGTGTCCATGTGGGAAGTTACCCTTATGACCTGAAACGCGTATACATTGGGAATAATGTTTCTTTGGCGCGGTTCATGGAACGATTGACGAAAGATAACTATGCGCCTTTATAA
- a CDS encoding N-acetylmuramoyl-L-alanine amidase family protein yields MKRIFSILIFFVSLFLLAVHPASAAPASITNFRWTARNDGDPPFVRIAMDLSHAVKAEAAIDEEGKNFQLILRDTAKGSALHQYEMDERAIDFATVSEKNGDTYLDVLMTKPQKMENIRVFALRPDAKAGKPHRLVVDIPIIGAKKSYYKSVDKAEKRNAAKAAKEEITSSTPAAPAPPIKDVPVSAEARQALKGKIICLDPGHGGTDVGAIGHLNNKEIYEKDITLPIALNLRDLLTSAGAKVVMTRTTDRDVYGPYASDTAELQARCDIANEAHAHVFVSIHIDSISNPQIDGVTAYYYVGSDKSLLLAHMLHQATLNSLSIPDRGVRANNFYVTAHTTMPSVLMEMGYISNEHRLKMLTSKWAPKSIAKSLFNGLVDYFAQTD; encoded by the coding sequence ATGAAAAGAATTTTTTCTATACTTATCTTTTTTGTCAGTTTATTCCTGCTCGCTGTCCATCCGGCTTCGGCAGCACCCGCTTCCATCACGAATTTCCGGTGGACGGCAAGAAACGACGGCGACCCGCCGTTTGTCCGTATCGCTATGGATTTGTCCCATGCAGTAAAAGCAGAAGCCGCTATTGATGAAGAAGGGAAAAATTTTCAACTGATTTTAAGAGATACTGCCAAGGGTTCCGCTCTCCATCAATATGAAATGGATGAACGGGCTATTGATTTCGCCACTGTCTCAGAAAAAAACGGCGACACCTATTTGGATGTCCTCATGACAAAACCGCAGAAGATGGAAAACATCCGCGTCTTTGCCTTACGCCCTGACGCAAAAGCAGGCAAACCTCATCGTCTCGTTGTAGATATCCCTATTATCGGTGCCAAAAAGAGTTACTATAAATCCGTAGATAAAGCGGAAAAGCGAAATGCCGCAAAAGCAGCAAAAGAAGAAATCACTTCTTCGACACCTGCCGCACCGGCACCTCCCATAAAGGACGTCCCTGTTTCCGCTGAGGCCAGGCAGGCCCTGAAAGGAAAAATCATCTGTCTTGACCCCGGTCACGGCGGTACCGATGTAGGTGCCATCGGCCACTTGAATAATAAAGAGATTTATGAAAAAGACATCACGCTTCCGATCGCCCTCAACCTGCGCGATCTCCTGACTTCAGCAGGTGCGAAAGTCGTCATGACCCGTACCACCGATAGAGATGTCTACGGCCCTTACGCTTCCGATACGGCGGAATTGCAGGCACGCTGCGATATTGCCAATGAAGCCCATGCCCACGTCTTCGTTTCCATTCACATCGATTCAATCTCCAATCCGCAGATTGACGGCGTTACGGCCTACTACTACGTAGGAAGTGATAAATCTCTCCTGCTGGCGCACATGCTCCACCAGGCGACGCTGAACAGTCTCTCCATTCCGGATCGGGGTGTCAGAGCAAACAACTTCTATGTCACCGCCCATACCACGATGCCCTCCGTCCTCATGGAAATGGGGTATATTTCCAATGAACACCGTCTGAAGATGCTGACTTCCAAGTGGGCACCCAAGAGTATTGCCAAGAGCCTTTTCAACGGCCTTGTAGATTATTTCGCCCAGACTGATTAA